From Arthrobacter sp. U41, a single genomic window includes:
- a CDS encoding glutathione peroxidase: MTALHSIPLTLIDGTDADFGRFKGEVVLVVNVASHCGHTPQYAGLEALHNKFREQGFAVLGIPCNQFAGQEPGADAEIAEFCERNFGVTFPMTAKADVHGEDQHPLYAELTKFRNPDLPEQVQWNFEKFLVNRDGGVVARFASTMAPESPEVIGSVQGALA, encoded by the coding sequence ATGACCGCTCTGCACTCCATTCCCCTTACCCTTATCGACGGAACGGACGCTGACTTCGGCCGCTTCAAGGGGGAGGTGGTACTGGTGGTGAACGTCGCGTCCCATTGCGGACACACGCCGCAGTACGCAGGACTAGAGGCGCTGCACAACAAGTTCCGGGAGCAGGGATTCGCGGTGCTGGGGATCCCGTGCAATCAGTTTGCCGGGCAGGAGCCCGGGGCCGACGCCGAGATTGCCGAGTTCTGCGAACGCAACTTCGGTGTGACGTTCCCGATGACTGCCAAGGCAGACGTCCATGGCGAGGACCAGCACCCGCTCTACGCGGAACTAACCAAGTTCAGAAATCCCGATCTTCCGGAGCAGGTGCAGTGGAATTTCGAGAAGTTTCTAGTGAACCGCGACGGTGGGGTTGTAGCGCGCTTTGCCTCGACGATGGCTCCTGAATCACCCGAAGTCATTGGCTCCGTGCAGGGGGCCCTCGCATGA
- a CDS encoding sarcosine oxidase subunit gamma, with the protein MANTAALTGINGLRDIRRSPASHLTEALAAGSVPGKAVLNEGPFQTMAGIRVDPRSGGGTRIAAVTGGLPARCGEVTGTDSISVLWLGPSEFMAVAPEAAHDSLGGSLIGSLVEALGDAPGQVVDLSANRTTFELSGPRARAALEKGCALDLHPRSFTPGTALTTEVGNIPVLLQKTGEDSFRLFPRASFAEFLGRWLLDAMREYASPEVP; encoded by the coding sequence ATGGCTAATACAGCAGCACTGACAGGTATCAATGGACTCCGGGACATCCGCCGCAGCCCCGCCTCCCACCTGACCGAAGCGCTGGCGGCCGGCTCCGTCCCGGGCAAGGCCGTCCTCAACGAAGGCCCGTTCCAGACCATGGCCGGAATCCGCGTGGACCCCCGCTCCGGGGGAGGAACACGGATCGCAGCCGTGACCGGCGGACTGCCGGCACGCTGCGGCGAAGTGACCGGCACGGACAGCATCAGCGTCCTCTGGCTCGGACCGTCCGAGTTCATGGCAGTGGCACCGGAAGCTGCCCACGATTCCTTGGGCGGCAGCCTCATCGGCTCCCTCGTGGAAGCACTGGGCGACGCCCCGGGCCAGGTGGTGGACCTCTCCGCCAACCGCACCACGTTCGAGCTCTCAGGCCCCCGCGCCCGGGCAGCCCTGGAAAAGGGCTGCGCCCTTGACCTGCACCCCCGCAGCTTCACCCCGGGAACGGCGCTGACCACCGAGGTCGGCAACATCCCGGTGTTGCTGCAGAAGACCGGGGAGGACAGCTTCCGGCTCTTCCCGCGGGCATCCTTCGCGGAGTTCCTCGGACGCTGGCTCCTCGACGCCATGCGCGAATACGCGTCCCCCGAGGTCCCCTGA
- a CDS encoding L-serine ammonia-lyase translates to MALSVLDLFSVGIGPSSSHTVGPMRAAKRFADGLKSDGQLSSTTRVQAELFGSLGATGRGHGSDKAVVLGLQGQDPDTVDTGTADDQVAAAALDAELRIGGNHRVDFNWDEDVLLHRRKSLPAHPNGMTFRALDHTGAVLKERSYYSIGGGFVVDGDADAGDQVVADDTVLPYPFTTADELLDICQRESMSISDVMLANELVWRSEAELRDRLLALWAVMRQCVENGCAAEGILPGGLNVKRRAPSLFRTLAASAVSAETDARNPSPVQVPADPLLAMEWVNLFALAVNEENAAGGRIVTAPTNGAAGIVPAVLHYYVKFVPGADDDGVVRFLLTAAAVGILFKINASISGAEVGCQGEVGSACSMAAAGLCEVLGGTPAQVENAAEVGIEHNLGLTCDPVGGLVQIPCIERNAIASVKAINAARLCLHGDGSHKVSLDKAIKTMRETGADMKTKYKETSRGGLAVNVIEC, encoded by the coding sequence ATGGCGCTCAGCGTCCTGGACCTGTTCTCTGTTGGCATCGGGCCGTCCTCTTCCCACACGGTCGGCCCGATGCGGGCGGCCAAACGGTTCGCCGACGGACTTAAAAGCGACGGACAGCTGAGCTCCACCACGAGGGTGCAGGCCGAACTGTTCGGCTCCCTCGGCGCCACCGGCCGGGGCCACGGTTCAGACAAGGCCGTGGTGCTGGGCCTCCAGGGCCAGGACCCGGACACGGTGGACACAGGAACCGCCGATGACCAGGTGGCGGCCGCTGCCCTGGATGCCGAACTCCGGATCGGCGGGAACCACCGGGTGGACTTCAACTGGGACGAGGACGTGTTGCTGCACCGCCGCAAGTCCCTGCCGGCCCACCCCAACGGCATGACCTTCCGGGCCCTGGACCACACCGGCGCCGTTCTCAAGGAGCGCAGCTACTACTCGATTGGAGGCGGCTTCGTTGTTGACGGCGACGCCGACGCGGGCGACCAGGTGGTGGCAGACGACACTGTGCTGCCCTATCCCTTCACCACAGCCGACGAACTCCTGGACATCTGTCAGCGGGAGAGCATGTCCATCTCCGACGTGATGCTCGCCAACGAACTCGTCTGGCGCAGCGAAGCCGAACTCAGGGACAGGCTCCTGGCCCTGTGGGCGGTCATGCGCCAGTGCGTGGAGAACGGCTGCGCGGCCGAGGGAATCCTGCCCGGCGGGCTGAACGTCAAGCGGCGCGCCCCATCCCTGTTCCGGACGCTGGCAGCATCCGCCGTCAGCGCCGAGACGGACGCCCGGAACCCCTCACCGGTCCAGGTGCCCGCCGACCCGCTGCTCGCCATGGAATGGGTGAACCTGTTCGCCCTGGCAGTCAATGAGGAAAACGCCGCCGGCGGCCGCATCGTCACCGCCCCCACCAACGGTGCCGCCGGGATCGTGCCGGCGGTGCTGCACTACTACGTCAAGTTCGTCCCCGGGGCCGACGACGACGGCGTCGTCCGCTTCCTGCTGACGGCCGCCGCCGTCGGGATCCTCTTCAAGATCAATGCCTCCATCTCCGGCGCGGAAGTCGGCTGCCAGGGCGAAGTCGGATCGGCCTGCTCCATGGCGGCGGCCGGGCTGTGCGAAGTCCTGGGCGGCACCCCCGCGCAGGTGGAAAACGCCGCCGAAGTCGGAATCGAACACAACCTCGGGCTGACCTGCGACCCCGTCGGCGGACTGGTGCAGATCCCCTGCATCGAACGCAATGCCATTGCCAGCGTCAAGGCCATCAACGCCGCCCGCCTGTGCCTGCACGGCGACGGCAGCCACAAAGTGTCGCTGGATAAAGCCATCAAAACCATGCGCGAAACAGGAGCGGACATGAAAACCAAGTACAAGGAAACCTCCCGCGGAGGCCTCGCCGTGAACGTCATCGAATGTTGA
- a CDS encoding 2Fe-2S iron-sulfur cluster-binding protein — protein sequence MTSQNARLAGGGRIDRTISWRFTVDGEEFTGHPGDTLASALIANGRIAVGNSLYEGRARGIMSAGVEESNAMVRIAPRFPGDVAESMLPATTVTLVDGLKAEFLNGLGKLDPEEDRAEYDKKYVHTDVLVIGGGPAGLAAAREAVRTGARVILMDDQPELGGSLLSGSTAPELAETIEGKPALEWVADVEAELVSGAETTVLNRTSAFGAYDANYVIAVQNRTDHLSSPAAPGVSRQRIWHVRANQVVVAPGAHERPLVFENNDRPGIILASAVRSYLNRYAVAAGQRVVISTTNDSAYALAADLRAAGVKLEAVVDARPQLTAVAAAAVEAGTRVLTGSAVANTSASDSGDGRLDAVTVRSINDDGELTSGVEEIACDLLAVSGGWSPLVHLHSQRQGKLRWDDELAAFVPSTVVPNQQTIGSGRGSFELGDCLAEGISAGAAAAAAAGFSPENSDAVVDPLVFSEPKASAPTRQLWLVPGQEGTPDDWHHHFVDFQRDQSVADVLRSTGAGMRSVEHIKRYTSISTANDQGKTSGVNAIGVIAAALRQAGEASRGIGDIGTTTYRAPFTPVAFAALAGRQRGELFDPARVTSVHPWHVAQGALFEDVGQWKRPWYYPQAGEDMDAAVLRECAAVRDSVGFMDATTLGKIEIRGKDAGEFLNRIYTNAFKKLAPGSARYGVMCMADGMIFDDGVTLRLDEDRYFMTTTTGGAAKVLDWLEEWLQTEWPELDVHCTSVTEQWSTIAVVGPKSRAVLAKVAPQLAADGGLEAEAFPFMTFRETTLASGVQARVCRISFSGELAYEINVPSWYGLNTWEAVAAAGAEFNITPYGTETMHVLRAEKGYPIVGQDTDGTVTPQDAGMEWVVSKVKDFIGKRSYARADAKREDRRHLVSVLPVDKTLRLPEGTQLVEKGIPTSPAYGPVPMEGFVTSSYHSAALGRSFGLALIKNGRNRIGETLVAAAGDQLVDVVIAETVLFDPEGTRKDG from the coding sequence GTGACTTCCCAGAACGCCCGCCTCGCCGGCGGCGGACGAATCGACCGCACCATCTCCTGGCGTTTCACCGTGGACGGCGAGGAATTCACGGGCCACCCAGGCGACACCCTCGCCTCGGCCCTGATCGCGAACGGCCGCATCGCCGTCGGCAACTCGCTCTACGAGGGCCGGGCCCGCGGCATCATGTCCGCCGGCGTGGAGGAATCCAACGCCATGGTCAGAATTGCTCCGCGCTTCCCCGGCGACGTTGCCGAGTCCATGCTCCCCGCGACCACGGTCACCCTGGTGGACGGCCTGAAGGCAGAATTCCTCAACGGCCTGGGCAAGCTGGACCCGGAGGAGGACCGCGCCGAGTACGACAAGAAGTACGTCCACACCGACGTCCTGGTGATCGGCGGCGGCCCCGCCGGCCTCGCGGCGGCCCGGGAGGCCGTCCGCACCGGCGCCCGCGTGATCCTCATGGACGACCAGCCCGAACTGGGCGGATCCCTCCTTTCCGGCTCCACCGCACCTGAGTTGGCTGAGACCATCGAAGGCAAGCCGGCGCTGGAATGGGTAGCGGACGTGGAAGCGGAACTCGTCTCGGGAGCCGAAACCACCGTCCTGAACAGGACATCCGCCTTCGGCGCCTACGACGCCAACTACGTCATCGCGGTCCAGAACCGTACCGACCACCTGTCCAGCCCGGCCGCCCCCGGCGTGTCCCGGCAGCGGATCTGGCATGTCCGCGCCAACCAGGTGGTGGTTGCCCCCGGAGCCCACGAACGCCCGCTGGTCTTCGAGAACAACGACCGCCCCGGCATCATCCTGGCCTCGGCCGTCCGCAGTTATCTCAACCGTTACGCCGTTGCCGCGGGGCAGCGCGTAGTCATCAGCACCACCAATGACAGCGCCTACGCCCTGGCGGCGGACCTCCGCGCCGCCGGCGTCAAGCTTGAGGCCGTCGTTGACGCCCGCCCGCAGCTGACCGCAGTTGCTGCGGCCGCCGTCGAAGCAGGCACCCGGGTGCTGACCGGCAGCGCCGTTGCCAACACCAGCGCCTCGGACTCCGGCGACGGCCGGCTCGACGCCGTCACCGTCCGCAGCATCAACGACGACGGCGAACTCACCTCCGGCGTCGAAGAAATCGCCTGCGATCTGCTGGCAGTTTCCGGTGGCTGGAGCCCGCTGGTCCATCTCCACTCCCAGCGCCAGGGCAAGCTGCGCTGGGACGACGAGCTCGCCGCTTTCGTGCCGAGCACGGTGGTCCCGAACCAGCAGACCATTGGCTCCGGCCGCGGCAGCTTCGAACTCGGGGACTGCCTGGCCGAGGGCATCTCCGCCGGAGCGGCGGCCGCCGCCGCCGCAGGCTTCAGCCCTGAAAATTCCGACGCAGTCGTCGATCCGCTGGTCTTTTCGGAGCCGAAGGCCTCCGCCCCGACCCGGCAGCTGTGGCTGGTCCCGGGCCAGGAAGGCACGCCGGATGACTGGCACCACCACTTCGTGGACTTCCAGCGTGACCAGTCTGTGGCGGACGTGCTGCGCTCCACCGGAGCCGGCATGCGGTCCGTGGAACACATCAAGCGCTACACCTCCATCAGCACCGCCAATGACCAGGGCAAGACCTCCGGCGTCAACGCGATCGGCGTCATCGCCGCCGCGCTCCGCCAGGCAGGGGAAGCATCGCGGGGGATCGGCGACATCGGCACCACCACCTACCGGGCACCGTTCACCCCGGTGGCGTTCGCGGCACTCGCGGGACGCCAGCGCGGCGAACTGTTCGACCCCGCCCGCGTCACCTCGGTCCACCCGTGGCACGTCGCCCAGGGTGCCCTGTTCGAGGACGTCGGGCAGTGGAAGCGCCCCTGGTACTACCCGCAGGCGGGGGAGGACATGGACGCCGCAGTGCTGCGCGAATGCGCCGCCGTCCGCGACTCCGTGGGCTTCATGGACGCCACCACGCTGGGCAAGATCGAAATCCGCGGCAAGGACGCCGGTGAGTTCCTCAACCGGATCTACACCAACGCGTTCAAGAAGCTCGCCCCGGGTTCCGCCCGCTACGGCGTGATGTGCATGGCAGACGGCATGATTTTCGACGACGGCGTGACCCTGCGTCTCGACGAGGACCGCTACTTCATGACCACCACCACCGGCGGCGCCGCCAAGGTGCTCGACTGGCTGGAGGAATGGCTGCAGACCGAATGGCCTGAACTGGACGTGCACTGCACCTCGGTGACCGAACAGTGGAGCACCATCGCCGTCGTCGGACCCAAATCCCGCGCCGTACTCGCAAAGGTGGCCCCGCAGCTTGCCGCCGACGGCGGGCTGGAAGCGGAAGCCTTCCCGTTCATGACCTTCCGCGAAACCACCCTCGCCTCGGGCGTGCAGGCCCGGGTCTGCCGGATCTCGTTCTCCGGCGAACTTGCCTACGAGATCAACGTTCCGTCCTGGTACGGGCTGAACACCTGGGAAGCCGTGGCCGCCGCAGGGGCCGAATTCAACATCACGCCCTACGGCACCGAAACCATGCACGTGCTGCGTGCCGAGAAGGGTTACCCGATCGTCGGGCAGGACACCGACGGGACCGTGACCCCGCAGGACGCCGGCATGGAATGGGTGGTTTCCAAGGTCAAGGACTTCATCGGCAAACGCTCCTACGCCCGCGCCGATGCCAAGCGCGAGGACCGCCGGCACCTGGTCAGCGTCCTTCCCGTGGACAAGACGCTCCGGCTGCCCGAAGGCACCCAGCTTGTGGAAAAGGGCATCCCCACCAGCCCCGCCTACGGCCCCGTCCCCATGGAGGGCTTCGTGACCTCGAGCTACCACAGTGCCGCCCTTGGCCGTTCCTTTGGGCTGGCACTGATCAAGAATGGCCGCAACCGCATCGGTGAGACCCTCGTGGCCGCCGCCGGCGACCAGCTGGTTGATGTCGTTATCGCAGAAACCGTACTTTTTGACCCCGAAGGGACCCGCAAAGATGGCTAA
- a CDS encoding sarcosine oxidase subunit delta — MLLISCPNCGSRDETEFHYGGQAHVKYPENPNGLDDKEWAQYLFYRENPKGIFAERWLHSTGCRQWFNMLRDTLTYDIQAIYPMGATRPDVTVPAAAESGTASTAADSTTTGGSAPSISATSIAPAAPPASTTAPKGATK; from the coding sequence ATGCTGCTTATCTCATGCCCCAACTGCGGCTCTCGCGACGAGACCGAGTTCCACTACGGCGGCCAGGCCCACGTCAAGTACCCGGAGAACCCGAACGGCCTGGACGACAAGGAATGGGCCCAGTACCTTTTCTACCGCGAGAACCCCAAAGGCATTTTCGCCGAACGCTGGCTGCACAGCACCGGCTGCCGCCAGTGGTTCAACATGCTCCGCGACACGCTCACCTACGACATCCAGGCCATCTACCCGATGGGCGCGACCCGGCCCGATGTGACGGTCCCGGCCGCCGCCGAATCCGGCACTGCCAGCACCGCTGCTGACAGCACCACCACCGGGGGTTCCGCGCCCAGCATCTCGGCGACCAGCATCGCCCCGGCCGCACCACCCGCCAGCACCACCGCCCCGAAGGGAGCAACCAAGTGA